The Candidatus Bathyarchaeota archaeon genome has a window encoding:
- a CDS encoding nitroreductase family protein, producing MDVIDVIRTRRSIRRFRPGEIPDEDIVKILDAARWAPSGGNRQPLSYIYVKDPQVLRMVKNCSPGFYGDAYSAIVIGTQKPGFIEFLDAGFAAENILLAAHSLGIGSCAIASFNREAIRKILNAPEDWEPILLVSLGYPDRVPSPPARKPLSEVVYLNSFGNRWKRLEVVEVG from the coding sequence ATGGATGTTATAGATGTGATTAGGACGAGGAGAAGCATTAGAAGATTCAGGCCTGGGGAGATACCTGATGAGGATATCGTGAAGATCCTGGATGCCGCTAGGTGGGCCCCCTCAGGGGGCAACAGACAACCCCTAAGTTATATCTATGTGAAGGATCCACAGGTCCTGAGGATGGTGAAGAACTGCTCCCCAGGATTCTACGGGGACGCCTATTCGGCTATAGTGATAGGAACTCAAAAGCCAGGCTTCATAGAGTTCCTAGATGCAGGTTTCGCCGCGGAGAACATCCTACTCGCAGCCCACTCCCTTGGTATAGGCAGCTGCGCAATAGCATCATTCAACAGGGAGGCCATCAGGAAGATCCTTAATGCACCCGAGGATTGGGAGCCCATACTTCTAGTCTCTCTAGGCTACCCAGACAGGGTTCCGAGTCCTCCAGCTAGGAAGCCCCTCTCGGAGGTTGTGTACCTCAACTCCTTTGGAAATAGGTGGAAGAGGCTGGAGGTAGTTGAGGTTGGTTGA